Genomic DNA from Lactuca sativa cultivar Salinas chromosome 8, Lsat_Salinas_v11, whole genome shotgun sequence:
ACAGTACCATTATTTCCCTCATTCCTAAAACTAACTCCCTAACCAAAGTCAATGATTTCCACCCATTATCTACTACAATGTCATCTATAAATGCATCACTAAGATCATTGTGGATCTTATAAAAAACCATCTCCATACTTTAGTCAATGAAAAGCTTTTATCCCTGGTCGCCTGATCACTAACAATGTTTTTCTTGTTCAAGAGCTCATGCTTGATTACACATAGGCATCGTGAACCAACCATCCAAATGCACCTTCAAAGTTGACGTCAAGGTGGCCTTGGAATAGAGTATGATCACTTAGAATATTGCTCTGATGACCTCTCACACGTAAAGGCTAGGGTGGGGTCAAGTAGGGGCGAATAGGTAGGGGTGTTGGTGGGGTTGGGTGTATGTatattttagagaagttttggagatAGAAAACCATAGAAAACAATAATTatcattttttcaaaaaaattgtaattttagaaaacttaaaatttttgtttttggaaaagtTATCAAACCAAAGGCGTTTTCAAAATTTACTATTTTTAGAAAACTAAAGAAATTTTCACAATCAAACACAACCTTGGTTATTCCTTTGAAAAAAGATAGCTTAAAAACAACTAGGGAAAGATGAAAAAGTTAGGAAACTATTTAGCaacatctactctaataaatgaaggttttatttgtcacatgtcacactctcattcaatttgccaaatgtcattttgtgattattttgaattaatttcttttctacatgtaattttgtgggtttttctattttaacaaattccacataatacattttaatgtaataattacaataaatatagtattaaatgaatatcaatttctttaatggacttgtcttcttatttcaaaattcacaaattaaaactcattagtttattttgtttatttacttaaatttaaaagataaaaaaaaatcaattttaataattcattattttttattttattataaatctaAAGTTCTAAATATTTAGACCtttgtatttaaattttttttttaattaactcatgtaatacatgggtcttacacctagtttcAATGATAAAAACAAAGATTTTAGTCATTTCACAGGATAAAAATTTAAAGAAgactacacataacacatagtttTACATATAATAGTAACAGAAAAACACAGAAAGTGCAACTGCAAGGATGGTTTATTTTTTCTAGTCTTTTAGCAAATCCATTACCATATCCTTGTAACTAACTTTCTTCTTCTTCGAAGGCCCGGGATTCGAATCCAAATTGTGATGGATTTCTTCTCTCTTGGGAATAGGTGGATCCATGATTGGACTTTCTATGGTTTTTGGTTCAAGGCTTGGAATCATGTCTAATAACATGGCTTGAAGAGGATCCGGGCCCACCATTACTTCCAATTTATCACTTTTCTTatccataacatcatcatcatcatcatttacaTTAACATCTTTTACCAATGGCTCTGAATCTTCAACAATAGCATCTTGCATTTCATGTTTTTGCTTACTCTCTTGTTCATCTAAAGAAGCCGAAACcttgttttcttcttcttcttcttcttcttcatctgatATGTATTCATGTATTTTGCGCGCCTTGTTTCCGGATCTTACCCTTGTTCTTGGAGGCTTGACACCTGTCTTTTTCCTAGTACtacttgtttttgtttttgttggtCTTCCTCTTTTGTTGACTGATGCAGCTGCCTTTTCTTGTCTCTTTATGTCTTCTTTATCTGAAGCTGATGCTTCTACATCAACTGtgtttttcttcttctctttatCTTCTTTCTTCAAGCTCAACAAGTTTTCATTTTCACTGCAATTTACAAAGTTTCAACAGGTTAAACAGTTTATCAATATTCAATAAGAAGGAATATTTAAACTTACTCAGATGAAGTTGATTCCATCAAACCACTTGGCTTCATAATATATTCATCCTCTTGAAGCATTTCATCTTTCTCAAAACACTCTTCTAGCCATTGACAATCAACCATATGCACACTTTCATCCCTCAAAAGACGCCTCTCTGATGCTGAGAAACTACACAAACAATATCAAAAAGATTAaaacacattatatatatatatatatatatatatatatatatatatatatatatatatatatatatatatatatatatatatatatatatatatatatataattaaaataatttgaTTTACCTTCTTGCTATAGTATCAAACTCAACTTTAAATCCTGGTAAAGACATCACTACTAAATGCGTAGCATTTGAAATATAATTGCTGATTTTGGCACCACAAAAGGAAACTTGAAGCTTCATTCTTTTCATTGTTAGTTTAAGTAAATCTTCCCAATCCAAACTCCTTCATGTAAAAATAAGTAATGTTAGAAaagtttttgataaaaaaaacaagttgaaaaaactttaaaaaaggAGCTTACAGAGAGTTTTGTGGTATACAGAAGTACATACAGCACCCATTGAAACGTGACCATTTATCAAGAGGACAGTATTTCTTCTTATAATGATCTATGGCTTTAGAATCTTTGGATCTTTTTATATTATTCAAAAGCTGGAGAACCATAAATTAAAGAAATGTAGAATATCAAATTTAAAAACAAAGGGAAGTAGGATGCTACGAATTTGTTTCTGATTACCTGTTTCAGATCTTTAATGTCAATATCCATGAAATACGAGTCTGAAAATTCATCAATCTCTTCCTGTAGCTTCTTCTTTGAAGACTCAGAAATGACAAGGAAATACCTGTTATACCCCCGAAACAATAAATCAAACTGAAAATTAACACAAAAGGGCATATACATATAAAGGGTAATGTGGTAATTACTTGGGCTGTAAAGGGACAAGTTTCTTGTGTGAACAACAATCAAGTAGCCATGAGTAGTGGATAACATCACCATGACGTTTTGCAGCTTGAAACTTAATcccttcaagaaaaaaaaaatgtgaatCTTTTGAGCAAAGAAAAGGGAGAATAGAGTAAAATGACGAAAAAGGACACCTCTAGTTTCTGCAGCGATACAGTGAGTAACCGAATTATTCAAATTCATTGAAAAAGTGCCACCATTTTCTGCAACCATTTTGTGAAGTGAATCCAAGGACTGTGTTGAAGGGACATTTGCAAAGTCTATAATAAACTTCAGTTTAGGAAATACTAAGTATAGTtttattagtattaaatataaaaaCTGGAAACTGGAAGGATACAGAACATCATATTTGAGAAGATTAAGGTTTGTCCTTTGACTTGAGAAACATCAGTTTGAAGAAGATGAGAAGGAACCACAGAgccactcttcttcttcttttctccaactcttgattttgatgttttcggTTGATTTCCTCCCCATTGTGTTGTATGattgctagaatgcaccaattcCACAAAAGCTGCAACAATAATAACAATAGCAATAGTAAtgtagttttatatttttttttagttgGTGTATAAAAATCTTACTTGAATATGTATGTAAAATATGAAGGAATAATTAACTTACATTCCACATCAAGGCATTCATGCCAAGGTTTATCATCCCTCACTTTATCTATACGAGGAAATCTCAAGCTATATGGAGCAGCAAAAACCTGAacaaaaaatttatatttaaaaaaagaaaaaagaaaaatcatCATTTTGAAAAATGTAAAATTCCAAAACTAGACCTCAGAACGAATTGTACGGATGTCACTAGTGATGGAAAGTATGATTGACCTGTGTTTGACCAAGAAAGACCAAAATGGTGAGAAATattcaattctttttttttttaaaagaaaaaattattATGGGAAAAGATATACTAACTTTTCAGGACTATCAATCCAGACATCTGGTCTTTCTTTTGAGTTATTTGTGACCTTATAATAGCTAGGAGGACCCTTCTTTGGGTATTCGTTTTTCCTGCagtaatattttttattaaaaaaactagTCTTATTTATCAGATTAAAACTTTATCATATATTATACCTGAAAAAAGGCTTTAATTTATTTACAACCTCGTCAAGCTCCTTATCAGATAGCCCAGTACCCACTCTGCAGAAGGAAACAAACCTGCAAATAAATCATATTTTATTCAGAATTTCAATTATTaataacaaaatatatataaatttttaattaaattaatgatCTAGAAACAAAAATTTACCTCCTAGGGTAGGTGTCTTTGGCTGGGCGTTCTGCTAGGCCCATCAAAAATTGAGCTACCTGCAATTTTAGAATAATTTATATTTTCATTAGtaagtatatatttttataatatatatatatatatatatatatatatatatatatatatatatatatatatatatataatacattttATAAATATAAGATAATAAGATAAATTTATGATGAGTCCTCACCTGTCCACCACGGCGACCTGACCCATAATATCCACCTAAAAAcaaatacttaaataattatataatcaaaaattaaaatttttaaaacaaataaacattttgaagaaaagaaaaaccTATAATGAGAACATCCAAATCAGATCCAGCTCTAACATATTCAGGTTTTAATTTCATCCATTTGCCACTTCGATCACTAGGCTCCCATTTGGACCCAAGGTCTTTCAAAACAATTCCTTCATCtctatatttttaaatatatatatatatatatataattaatattataatgaatattattagagtttattatataaaattaagaGCATTAACCTGTTCTCAATGGTTCTTTTAAAAAACATCTCAACATCATCAACAGTATGAGCAACACGTGACCAACATGGTTCCCCTGAAATTTCCATTATTCATTACAATTTACAAAAtgctaaatatatattttatttttaaaaataaataaatatttattatttaccaGCAGTTGTATGAGCATTAAGACCACCATCAGGAACCAAAATCTCCAAACTACCCTTGATTGGCTTCACAACTTTTTTTAAAAGTTGATGGCGTTCTTTTAAACTTTGATGTATAACACTTGTGTCCCCATCATATAAAATATCAAATGCAACATCTACACatttccaaaatcaaggttttaacaaaaaaaaaatttaagaaataaaaataaacatatattagctTATGAAAGGATACAGCATAATTGTCGTTCACTGGTGAGTCCCTCTCTTGCTGCCTTAGctgcaaaaaataaaaaataaaaaagtcaaaattagtcaaacATGAAACATTAGGAAGCTATATAGAGATGATGAATATTTTTTAAAAACCTATTTCTTGATTTGAACCAAAATCAGCAAAACGATCAGTTGATGTGTCCCAAACTAACATTTCTCCATCAAGTATACACCTGAAAAAAGATGAATAATTACAAGACAAGTTTAAAATCTAATGAAATGAAAATtagtttatatttttatatttttacctGTCAACAAGAACATTCTGGATAATAATGTCAGACATTCCATGGATATATTCAGGATGATCAAGAAAATTCCTGCAACATCAAGAAAAATTTatattgtttattatttatttttttaacaaagaAAAATACATGGTGGATAATTATTTAGATTTGAAGATGTATGTACCTTGAAAAAAAGTGTATGTCTTTTCCATTTTTATGGATTTGGATGCGATCACCATCAAATTTGCACTCAATCACAACTTCTTTTCCATGAAGCTGAAATTATTTGAAGAAAAAATACTGTTACTGAAATAATTTTGAGAAGAATGAGatcttttattaaataaaaagaaaaaaaaaagtgtatACCTTTTTCCATGCACTAGCTGCATTAGCAACTCTTAAAGCCAATTGAGGGCGTACAGCTTTTCCAACCTCTATATCCTGCAAACATAAATCtcattttaataaattaaatgaaaaatgtccAAATAAACTTATCTATTATATTGCCCTTTTTGTTTCTTTTAGAATTAAATGTAACTATTACACAACTATTTACTTCGAGAAAAGAATGCTAACTAGTAAAAGTAAACCCCTCCCAACATTTATTTACTATACaaattaattttgtttatttgCCTTAATTGATGgaataaaaaaatgataaataaggATATAAATTATATACTTATTATATACCTGACGTTTGTGGCGTTGATTTCGATCCCTCAACCTTTCACAAACTAATTTTAGGTCACATGTGACATTGAACAAGTCTTCAGCATCAGGGTGAAATTCATGAAAGATGCTTTTCTCACTGATTCCCAACTTGAGATCTTTTTAGGAAAATGGAATAAAGGGGTTAAAATAATTAAGCTCTAGAAACAGTTATTGGAAAGAATATAACACTACTAAACCTTTAAGGATAATCATAACAATCCACTTCATTTCTTGTGCATTTGTTTTCTTGATCAGATCAGAGAGAATGGAAATCTTCTCTGCTCTGTGGTAACAGATgaataattattttgattatttacagatgggggtattttggtaaatagaTGACACAGGCATACCTATTTTCACTTGATGCTAATCGATCAAGCAACTCATTTAACTCTTTAATTGTTAGTCCTCCAGAAATCATTCCCTGCCTTCTTTGAAGAACCTGTTCAGACCCATACATAAGGATCGTTCAAATTAATCTCTGAAGACTTAAAATACATATCTTAATATGAAACTTCATCAAACTGCATCTTTTATTAGGAATAGATAAAGCTAAAGTACAGATTTTTTACACATTCCACAACTAAAGCTATGCTATCGTTATTTATATAACTTTCTATATTGATTTTGTTCCAAAGCATCATTGTATAAGTTATTCAATGAAGTACAGAAGTAgccacttttcttataaattaaaGAAATATTTCATGAGTTTGAGGTAGAAAAGGACTCAAATTTCGGAAGATTGTTAACTAATGCTACAAGCAAACAATCAATCTGGTATAGAAAAGGCCGAATTCATATGTTTTCTTGGAAGAGGGTAACTCTGCGCAAAATAAAAGAAAGAAATTTCAGTAAGTTTAGTAAACCTCAGAAGCGACGAGTGAGAAGTTGCCGGCATTAACACCAGTTTTGGCCCCGCCTTTACGCCAATTGATGAGGCGAAGAGCATCTGGAGATTCTCTGGACATTCCGAGGGCATCGATGATACAGGTAGCCAGCACCGACTCCTTCAAACCGTAAGATCCTCGCTCTCTGTCGAGACTGGGAAGGATTAATCTCACAGCGGCGAAGTAATCGACGGGTTTACAATACGTGTCGAGGAATTTTCGAAACTTGGATCGCTTTTTTGTTGAAGATTTGGACTTCTGAATCCAGTTGAAAAGACTGCACATCACGCTGAACTTCGTCTCCCCTGACATTTTTGATCGAAAAGGGTTTTGTGTGTGTAAACTATGTGTTTGTGTCTGAAATATTTCGAATGTTGAGGTTTATATACTCGATCGATTGATGCACCCCTCCAACTAAACTTCCCATAGaagttttgtttttttgtttcctTTTATTTGCGTCTCACATAAACTTTGAATGTCCCATCTTTAATCTCCGTCTCCATATCTATATCAAAATTTTAGATGTGTTATGCTATAGTATGCAGAGGCCCAAAGGATTTAGGATACCTACGTTTATTGTTTAAAATGTTTACACCAATAGACCAATTGGCTGCATGGTGTAATAAAAATTATGTTTGCTCAATAAGTTAAAGTAAAATGTGAAGAGGTTTAAAGCACAGGGTCAAGTGATGCGTTATGCGGCACACACACAACAGTTTTTAAGTCAAaagtcttctgaaaaacaaacagctgCAAAGGGCTAAGTGTTGTGTGTGTTCTGCGCGGCGCAGCAATAAGTGGTCagaagtgttttttttttaaaaaaaaaaaaacaaaaaacaaaaaacaaacaacaccttagccGTCGCCTATGGTGTGTTGATGACTCCAGCCACAAAAACAAGCGGGAAACTGGAACAGTAGGTGCTCTCCTTTCTCGGTCATAGTGTCATATGTAAAAAAACTATGATGGAACTTAATCGATTGGCATCCTTGCAACGGTCTCGATTAGGGATGAACATTTGGACCGGAAATCGGAATCGGATAGAACCGATCAGGCTGGGACCGGGACGATATTCTTGTGGATTTTTGAAACTGGGAACCGGTCATTGGACCCGGGCTAAAACCGGGAACCGAACCAGACCGACTTTTTTCCGTTTCAGCAATAAATCGTAATCTGACTTTTTCTTAAAATGTTTATATCTCACGAATTTGTAATGGGATTGACATTATTATTTTTCCTACATGTTATTTAGGTTTTGTAGataattttagactataaaatctcttgatttggttaaaaaatAAATGAGTTACAAGTCTCGCAAGGAAGCATATGAAATCAGACTTTTTTTCCTGTTTCAATATTAAAACATAATCTGATTTTTTCTTAAAATGTTCATATCTCACTCATTTTGAAGTGGGATTGAGATGATTCTCTTTTATACATGTTATTTAGGTTTTGTAGataattttagactataaaaacattTGATTCAGTTAAAAGTTGAATAAGTTACAAGCCTCGCAAGGAAGCATATCAAATCAGACTTTTTTTCTGTTTCAGCGCTAAAACGTAATctgatttttttgttaaaatgtgCATATCTCactcattttaaattttattgaCCTGGTCTTTTTCCTACATGTTGTTTAGGTTTCGTAGCTACTTTTGGACTATAAAAACTCTTGATTTTGTTAAAAACTAAATGAGTTACAAGCCATGTAAGGAAGCATATCAAAttagactttttttttttcatatttcagCACTTGAAAGTAATCTGACTATTTTGTTAAAATGTGCATATCTTACTCATTTTAAGTTGTATCGACCTGATTTTTTTTCTACATGttatttaggttttatagttgattttagactataaaaactcttaaatttgttaaaaattgaatgagttacatgCCTTGGAATATAGCATACCAAATTTGTTTTTTTCAGCAACATACATGAAAGTTTGATTGTATTTTCTTTGTTCTTTTTGATAAATCCGACAAGAATCGGGAAAAACCGAAACTGTAACCAAAATATTTCTCAAAATACGTTGCTATTCCTCGAGGATCGGTTCCACGATTGAAAACCCGGCAAGAACCAGAATTGGTGGTCCGGCTCGATTCCTATTTTCCCCCAAGTTCGGTTCTGGCCTCGTCGGTTCGAATGTTCATCCCTAGTCTCAATATTACCaacttcaaaaatcaaaagtcTCCATTCTTCCAAGGCTTAAAATCAGAAATATGAACTCACTGACGCTCTCGTAATCTCGTTTACCAAATAAATCGATTTGGATTTAGGTAACAACCTTTTAGATCAGAAGTAATTTACAAATCTCAAATCTGATTTTCGTTTAGATTTAGGGTAACGACCTTAAAGATTTTATGATTCTGCTTACTCCCTGGAACAGCCTAGgataaaagaaaaagaaggataaaagggaataatgtaatatatatatatatatatatatatatatatatatatatatatatatatatatatatatatatatatatatatagggttgggtTCATTTGAAACATGTCTAGAATATTTCAATGTAATATCTGTTAAAAATATTGTTTTAGAATATCAGAATAttacatatattatatttttttgaataacagaatattataatatttcactagaaaaaaattggtctcacggtctcataaaTTTATGTTCGTCCCAAATgaacctcatatatatatatatatatatatatatatatatatatatatatatatatatatatatatatatatatatatgaatcccAAATTAGGGTAGTAGAGTAGTATACATCGTGGTTACTCATATTACTTCTATGTTTATTATTTt
This window encodes:
- the LOC111896824 gene encoding DNA ligase 4, which codes for MSGETKFSVMCSLFNWIQKSKSSTKKRSKFRKFLDTYCKPVDYFAAVRLILPSLDRERGSYGLKESVLATCIIDALGMSRESPDALRLINWRKGGAKTGVNAGNFSLVASEVLQRRQGMISGGLTIKELNELLDRLASSENRAEKISILSDLIKKTNAQEMKWIVMIILKDLKLGISEKSIFHEFHPDAEDLFNVTCDLKLVCERLRDRNQRHKRQDIEVGKAVRPQLALRVANAASAWKKLHGKEVVIECKFDGDRIQIHKNGKDIHFFSRNFLDHPEYIHGMSDIIIQNVLVDRCILDGEMLVWDTSTDRFADFGSNQEIAKAAREGLTSERQLCYVAFDILYDGDTSVIHQSLKERHQLLKKVVKPIKGSLEILVPDGGLNAHTTAGEPCWSRVAHTVDDVEMFFKRTIENRDEGIVLKDLGSKWEPSDRSGKWMKLKPEYVRAGSDLDVLIIGGYYGSGRRGGQVAQFLMGLAERPAKDTYPRRFVSFCRVGTGLSDKELDEVVNKLKPFFRKNEYPKKGPPSYYKVTNNSKERPDVWIDSPEKSIILSITSDIRTIRSEVFAAPYSLRFPRIDKVRDDKPWHECLDVESFVELVHSSNHTTQWGGNQPKTSKSRVGEKKKKSGSVVPSHLLQTDVSQVKGQTLIFSNMMFYFANVPSTQSLDSLHKMVAENGGTFSMNLNNSVTHCIAAETRGIKFQAAKRHGDVIHYSWLLDCCSHKKLVPLQPKYFLVISESSKKKLQEEIDEFSDSYFMDIDIKDLKQLLNNIKRSKDSKAIDHYKKKYCPLDKWSRFNGCCMYFCIPQNSLSLDWEDLLKLTMKRMKLQVSFCGAKISNYISNATHLVVMSLPGFKVEFDTIARSFSASERRLLRDESVHMVDCQWLEECFEKDEMLQEDEYIMKPSGLMESTSSDENENLLSLKKEDKEKKKNTVDVEASASDKEDIKRQEKAAASVNKRGRPTKTKTSSTRKKTGVKPPRTRVRSGNKARKIHEYISDEEEEEEEENKVSASLDEQESKQKHEMQDAIVEDSEPLVKDVNVNDDDDDVMDKKSDKLEVMVGPDPLQAMLLDMIPSLEPKTIESPIMDPPIPKREEIHHNLDSNPGPSKKKKVSYKDMVMDLLKD